A genomic stretch from Paraburkholderia dioscoreae includes:
- a CDS encoding NAD(P)/FAD-dependent oxidoreductase, which translates to MSDTLHYDVAIAGGGLVGSSAALALAKRGLRVGLFERRYCGAQASGVNYGGVRCQGRPVEQMPLAIRARRIWDRLPELIGIDGEFTVSGHLRLARGESALAALQTWAEMARDYGVHAQLISGTAFRERYPWLGASAVGGSLCATDGHANPRLVSPAFAHAARTAGADVREQSELTDIRHDGKRFQLRAGDLRVSADWLINSAGAWANTVAGYFGETVPMKPIYPNMWVTEPLPLFITHNLGVYGGGIYARQVARGNCVIGGGRGHGDGEYGQPSTETTRAVMRDACALLPALREALLIRTWSGVEGETPDSNPIIGASRTVPRLLHAFGFSGGGFLLAPGVGEVLADLVIDGATATPLDAFSIGRFAAVATSPVA; encoded by the coding sequence ATGAGTGACACCCTGCATTACGACGTCGCAATCGCGGGCGGCGGGCTGGTCGGTTCATCGGCGGCGTTGGCGCTGGCTAAGCGCGGCCTGCGCGTAGGCCTCTTCGAGCGACGCTATTGCGGCGCGCAGGCGAGCGGCGTGAACTACGGCGGCGTGCGCTGCCAGGGACGCCCAGTCGAACAGATGCCGCTCGCGATCCGCGCGCGGCGTATCTGGGACCGCTTGCCGGAGTTGATCGGCATCGACGGCGAATTTACGGTGTCGGGCCATTTGCGCCTGGCCCGCGGCGAAAGCGCGCTGGCCGCGCTGCAAACGTGGGCCGAGATGGCGCGCGACTATGGCGTGCACGCGCAACTGATCAGCGGCACGGCGTTCCGCGAACGCTACCCGTGGCTCGGCGCATCGGCCGTCGGCGGCTCGCTGTGTGCGACGGACGGTCATGCGAATCCGCGGCTGGTGTCGCCCGCCTTCGCGCATGCCGCGCGTACCGCGGGCGCGGACGTGCGCGAGCAATCCGAACTCACCGACATTCGGCACGACGGCAAGCGTTTTCAATTGCGCGCCGGCGACCTGCGCGTCAGCGCCGACTGGCTGATCAACTCGGCCGGCGCGTGGGCGAATACCGTGGCGGGCTATTTCGGCGAGACCGTGCCGATGAAACCGATCTACCCGAACATGTGGGTCACCGAACCGCTGCCGCTCTTCATCACGCACAACCTGGGCGTGTATGGCGGCGGCATCTACGCGCGGCAGGTGGCGCGCGGCAATTGTGTGATCGGCGGCGGACGCGGACATGGCGACGGCGAATACGGCCAGCCGTCGACGGAAACCACGCGCGCGGTGATGCGCGACGCTTGCGCGCTGCTGCCCGCGTTGCGCGAGGCGTTGCTGATCCGCACGTGGAGCGGCGTGGAAGGCGAAACGCCCGACAGCAATCCGATCATCGGCGCGAGCCGCACCGTGCCGCGTCTGTTGCATGCATTCGGTTTTTCAGGCGGCGGCTTTCTGCTCGCGCCGGGCGTCGGCGAAGTGCTCGCCGATCTCGTCATCGACGGCGCCACCGCCACGCCACTCGACGCTTTTTCGATTGGCCGCTTTGCTGCTGTGGCGACCTCTCCGGTCGCCTGA